Proteins found in one Tsukamurella paurometabola DSM 20162 genomic segment:
- a CDS encoding ArsR/SmtB family transcription factor → MLTYVLDVRDLSDVRFVLAPLNETAFSLFHLDQERATAPHLRRWHENAQAQRDLYDHRLIRALIAPSGNAIPDFLTPMPDTGVARPSLADGLHAVAATDPAVVHAQLDELREGQRPSPALARLLDADDAGARIADALERYHRVTIAPVWPAVNRILESDITFRGRELALGGPTQLFTSLTPHVSWDRDGVLRLDLAYARNAGEYSAAGRGLTLIPSVFVTRLVSAHSPEFAAPHVGYPARGSATLTESMRTVPPGALRRLIGGAKADVLHALDEAVSVSELARRLDVTPPAVSQSLRVLHENGLIDRARSGREVLYRRSPDGERLARGHRS, encoded by the coding sequence ATGCTCACGTACGTACTCGATGTCCGGGACCTGTCGGATGTGCGGTTCGTGCTGGCCCCGCTCAACGAGACCGCCTTCAGCCTGTTCCACCTCGACCAGGAACGTGCGACCGCCCCGCACCTGCGGCGCTGGCACGAGAACGCGCAGGCGCAGCGCGATCTGTACGATCATCGACTGATCCGGGCGTTGATCGCCCCGTCGGGCAATGCGATCCCGGACTTCCTCACGCCGATGCCCGACACCGGCGTCGCCCGGCCCTCCTTGGCGGACGGCCTCCATGCGGTCGCGGCGACCGATCCCGCAGTGGTGCACGCGCAACTCGACGAGCTACGGGAGGGGCAGCGGCCGTCCCCCGCCTTGGCCAGGCTGCTCGACGCGGACGATGCCGGCGCGCGGATCGCCGACGCCCTGGAGCGCTACCACCGGGTGACGATCGCGCCGGTCTGGCCGGCGGTGAATCGGATCCTGGAGTCCGACATCACCTTCCGCGGCCGGGAGCTGGCCCTGGGCGGACCCACACAGCTGTTCACCTCGCTCACCCCGCATGTGAGCTGGGACCGCGACGGCGTCCTGCGACTCGATCTGGCCTACGCCCGGAACGCGGGCGAATATTCAGCGGCGGGAAGGGGACTCACACTGATTCCCAGCGTCTTCGTCACCCGCCTGGTGAGCGCCCACTCCCCCGAGTTCGCGGCGCCGCACGTGGGCTACCCGGCCCGCGGCAGCGCCACCCTCACGGAATCGATGCGGACGGTGCCGCCCGGAGCACTGCGCAGGCTGATCGGCGGCGCGAAGGCCGATGTTCTGCACGCGCTCGACGAGGCGGTCTCGGTCAGTGAACTGGCGCGGCGTCTCGACGTGACGCCGCCTGCGGTCTCCCAGAGCTTGCGCGTGCTCCACGAGAACGGGTTGATCGATCGAGCCCGCAGCGGCCGCGAGGTGTTGTACCGGCGGTCACCCGACGGTGAACGCTTGGCTCGCGGCCACCGGTCCTGA
- a CDS encoding ABC transporter ATP-binding protein, translated as MTTPAPPALLLQDLYLAFGNKEAVSGVSLWVPQGSMFGLVGPNGAGKTTSLSMAVGLLRPGRGRSLVFGVDVWGDPLTAKPLIGVLPDGLALPDQFTGPELLTYLGRLRGMPESVIAQRRDELLSVLGLADAGGTVIADYSAGMTKKIGLAAALLHGPRLLVLDEPFEAVDPVSSTSIRAILVDFVHSGGTVILSSHVMATVSELCTHVGVINAGRVVAAGTVDQVRAGGTLDEAFVRLVGGAAHTGGLSWMQS; from the coding sequence ATGACGACTCCCGCGCCACCCGCCCTGCTCCTGCAGGACCTCTACCTCGCCTTCGGGAACAAGGAGGCGGTGTCGGGCGTGTCACTGTGGGTGCCGCAGGGATCGATGTTCGGCCTGGTGGGACCGAACGGCGCGGGCAAGACCACGTCGCTGTCGATGGCCGTGGGCCTACTGCGGCCGGGCCGTGGGCGGAGTCTGGTGTTCGGCGTGGACGTGTGGGGCGATCCGCTCACCGCGAAGCCGCTCATCGGCGTGCTCCCCGACGGGCTCGCGTTGCCCGATCAGTTCACCGGGCCCGAACTCCTCACCTACCTCGGCCGCCTGCGCGGGATGCCAGAATCCGTGATCGCGCAGCGCCGCGACGAACTGCTCTCCGTACTCGGTCTCGCCGATGCCGGCGGCACCGTGATCGCGGACTACTCGGCGGGCATGACGAAGAAGATCGGGTTGGCCGCCGCCCTGCTGCACGGCCCCCGGCTGCTGGTGCTCGACGAGCCCTTCGAGGCCGTCGATCCCGTCTCCAGCACGTCGATCCGCGCCATTCTCGTGGACTTCGTGCACAGCGGCGGCACGGTGATCCTCTCCAGCCACGTCATGGCCACCGTCTCCGAGCTGTGCACACACGTGGGCGTGATCAACGCGGGCCGGGTGGTGGCCGCGGGCACGGTCGATCAGGTGCGCGCCGGCGGCACTCTCGACGAGGCTTTCGTGCGACTCGTCGGTGGCGCCGCGCACACCGGCGGACTGTCCTGGATGCAGTCGTGA
- a CDS encoding AMP-binding protein, which translates to MTSAQGYRDFLAARDLLVELAEDYDAAREQFAWPQLDEWNFALDWFDRVAENNDAPALWIVEEDGSESKFSYAQMSTRSNRVANWLRERGVNPGDRILLMLSNQVELWDVMLAAIKLGAVVIPATTLLAEADIADRIARGGAKHVIVRSELADRVPADADVSRIVIGSPVPGWETFASAYTASEKFTPTHTTHADDSLLLYFTSGTTSAPKLVEHTHASYPVGHLSTMYWIGLRPGDVHLNVSSPGWAKHAWSNVFTPWIAQACVFIYNYNRFDAAALMSQMQRAGVTSFCAPPTVWRMLIQADLGALTSPPRVVVGAGEPLNPEVISRVRDAWGVTIRDGFGQTETTVQVANTPGQQLKDGSMGRPCPGYDVVLVDPATGEQGVDEGEICLRLDPRPLGLMVGYHGDPEKTAKVMEGGVYHTGDVASRDAEGYLTYVGRTDDVFKSSDYKISPFELESVLLEHEAVAEAAIVPAPDELRLAVPKAYIVLAEGYAPTDETARSIFDYSRGHLAPYKRVRRIAFADLPKTISGKIRRVELRKAEEQGLTSQEFREDDVKA; encoded by the coding sequence GTGACCAGTGCACAGGGGTATCGGGACTTCCTGGCCGCGCGCGACCTGCTCGTGGAGCTCGCGGAGGACTACGACGCGGCCCGTGAGCAGTTCGCCTGGCCGCAGCTCGACGAGTGGAATTTCGCCCTGGACTGGTTCGACCGGGTGGCCGAGAACAACGACGCACCGGCACTGTGGATCGTCGAGGAGGACGGATCCGAGTCGAAGTTCAGCTACGCCCAGATGAGCACCCGCAGCAATCGGGTGGCCAATTGGCTCCGGGAGCGTGGCGTGAACCCGGGCGATCGCATTCTCCTGATGCTGAGCAACCAGGTGGAACTGTGGGACGTCATGCTCGCAGCCATCAAACTGGGTGCGGTGGTCATCCCCGCCACCACGCTGCTCGCGGAGGCCGATATCGCCGACCGCATCGCTCGGGGCGGCGCCAAGCACGTGATCGTGCGCAGCGAGCTGGCCGACCGCGTGCCCGCCGATGCCGATGTGAGCCGCATCGTCATCGGCTCGCCGGTTCCCGGTTGGGAGACCTTCGCGTCCGCGTACACCGCCTCCGAGAAGTTCACCCCCACGCACACCACGCACGCCGACGACAGCCTCCTGCTCTACTTCACCTCGGGCACCACCAGCGCGCCCAAGCTGGTCGAGCACACCCATGCGTCGTACCCCGTCGGGCACCTGTCCACGATGTACTGGATCGGCCTGCGCCCCGGCGACGTGCACCTCAACGTGAGCTCCCCCGGCTGGGCCAAACACGCATGGAGCAATGTCTTCACCCCCTGGATCGCCCAGGCGTGTGTGTTCATCTACAACTACAACCGGTTCGACGCGGCAGCCCTCATGAGCCAGATGCAGCGCGCCGGTGTGACCAGCTTCTGCGCACCGCCCACGGTGTGGCGCATGCTGATCCAGGCCGATCTCGGCGCGCTGACGTCACCACCCCGGGTGGTTGTGGGCGCCGGCGAACCGCTCAATCCCGAGGTGATCTCGCGGGTCCGCGATGCCTGGGGCGTCACCATCCGTGACGGCTTCGGCCAGACCGAGACCACCGTCCAGGTGGCGAACACGCCCGGCCAGCAGCTCAAGGACGGTTCCATGGGCCGCCCGTGCCCCGGCTACGACGTGGTTCTCGTCGATCCCGCGACCGGCGAACAGGGTGTCGACGAGGGCGAGATCTGTCTGCGGCTCGATCCGCGGCCCCTCGGCCTGATGGTGGGATACCACGGCGACCCGGAGAAGACCGCGAAGGTGATGGAGGGCGGGGTTTATCACACCGGCGATGTGGCCTCACGCGATGCGGAGGGCTACCTGACCTACGTGGGCCGCACCGACGACGTGTTCAAATCGAGCGACTACAAGATCAGTCCTTTCGAGCTGGAATCGGTTCTGCTGGAACATGAGGCGGTCGCCGAAGCGGCGATCGTCCCGGCACCCGACGAGCTGCGGCTCGCGGTCCCGAAGGCGTACATCGTGCTCGCCGAGGGGTACGCACCCACCGATGAGACCGCGCGGTCGATCTTCGACTACAGCCGCGGACACCTGGCCCCCTACAAGCGCGTGCGCCGGATCGCCTTCGCCGACCTGCCGAAGACGATCAGTGGCAAGATCCGCCGGGTGGAGTTGCGCAAGGCCGAGGAGCAGGGCCTCACCTCGCAGGAGTTCCGCGAGGACGACGTCAAGGCGTGA
- a CDS encoding CoA-acylating methylmalonate-semialdehyde dehydrogenase produces the protein MATRAIPHFIDGRRVEGTGRTAEVFDPSTGAVQATVPLATTAEVDDVVARAKEAQKVWAAYNPQRRARVFMKFIELVHQNMDELASLLSSEHGKTLADAAGDIQRGIEVIEFSIGIPHLLKGEYTEGAGTGIDVYSMRQPLGVVAGITPFNFPAMIPLWKAGPALACGNAFVLKPSERDPSVPVRLAELFIEAGLPEGVFQVVHGDKESVDALLNNPDIKAVGFVGSSDIAQYIYETAAKNGKRSQAFGGAKNHMIVLPDADLDQAVDALIGAGYGSAGERCMAISVAVPVGEETANRLRERLVERVQQLRVGHSHDPKADYGPLITPAAVERTRSYIQQGVDAGADLVVDGRERASDELTFGDADLSGGNYLGPTLFDHVTKDMSIYTDEIFGPVLCIVRAKDYEEAIALPTEHEYGNGVAIFTRDGDAARDFVARVEVGMVGVNVPIPVPVAYHTFGGWKRSGFGDLNQHGPHSILFYTKTKTVTSRWPSGIKDGAEFSIPTMR, from the coding sequence ATGGCGACACGGGCGATCCCGCACTTCATCGACGGCCGGCGCGTGGAGGGCACCGGCCGTACGGCCGAGGTCTTCGACCCCAGCACCGGTGCGGTCCAGGCGACGGTCCCCCTGGCCACCACCGCCGAGGTCGACGATGTGGTCGCCCGCGCGAAGGAGGCGCAGAAGGTGTGGGCCGCCTACAACCCTCAGCGCCGCGCCCGCGTCTTCATGAAGTTCATCGAACTCGTGCACCAGAACATGGACGAGCTCGCCTCGCTGCTGTCCAGCGAGCACGGCAAGACCCTCGCCGACGCCGCGGGAGACATCCAGCGTGGCATCGAGGTCATCGAGTTCTCCATCGGCATCCCGCACCTGCTCAAGGGTGAGTACACCGAGGGCGCGGGCACCGGCATCGACGTGTACTCGATGCGCCAGCCGCTCGGCGTGGTCGCCGGGATCACCCCGTTCAACTTTCCCGCCATGATTCCGTTGTGGAAGGCCGGCCCCGCCCTGGCGTGCGGTAACGCCTTCGTGCTCAAGCCCTCCGAGCGCGATCCCTCGGTCCCCGTCCGCCTCGCCGAGCTCTTCATCGAGGCCGGTCTTCCCGAGGGCGTCTTCCAAGTCGTCCACGGCGATAAGGAGTCGGTGGACGCGCTGCTGAACAACCCCGACATCAAGGCCGTCGGCTTCGTCGGCAGCTCCGATATCGCGCAGTACATCTACGAGACCGCCGCGAAGAACGGCAAGCGCAGTCAGGCCTTCGGTGGTGCCAAGAACCACATGATCGTCCTCCCCGACGCCGATCTCGATCAGGCCGTGGACGCTCTGATCGGTGCAGGCTACGGCTCCGCCGGCGAGCGCTGCATGGCGATCTCCGTGGCGGTGCCCGTCGGCGAGGAGACCGCCAACCGGCTCCGCGAGCGGCTCGTCGAGCGCGTGCAGCAGTTGCGTGTCGGCCACAGTCACGACCCGAAGGCCGACTACGGACCACTGATCACCCCCGCGGCCGTCGAGCGCACCCGCAGCTACATCCAGCAGGGTGTGGATGCCGGCGCCGACCTCGTGGTCGACGGTCGCGAGCGCGCGAGCGACGAGCTGACCTTCGGTGACGCCGACCTCTCCGGCGGCAACTACCTCGGTCCCACGCTGTTCGACCACGTCACCAAGGACATGTCGATCTACACCGACGAGATCTTCGGCCCGGTCCTGTGCATCGTGCGCGCCAAGGACTACGAGGAGGCCATCGCACTGCCCACCGAGCACGAGTACGGCAACGGCGTGGCCATCTTCACCCGCGACGGCGACGCGGCCCGCGACTTCGTGGCCCGCGTCGAGGTCGGCATGGTGGGCGTCAACGTCCCGATCCCGGTTCCCGTGGCGTACCACACCTTCGGCGGCTGGAAGCGTTCCGGCTTCGGCGATCTGAACCAGCACGGCCCGCACTCGATCCTGTTCTACACCAAGACCAAGACGGTCACCTCGCGCTGGCCGTCCGGCATCAAGGACGGTGCCGAGTTCTCCATCCCGACGATGCGCTGA